In Hippoglossus stenolepis isolate QCI-W04-F060 chromosome 13, HSTE1.2, whole genome shotgun sequence, a single genomic region encodes these proteins:
- the LOC124854601 gene encoding probable G-protein coupled receptor 82 gives MDFTPFTFPPDNSSFSSSVSCLCPTAATRIFLPSVYTLLFLTALPGNALSLWVFLRCISTISPTHVYLSHLSISNLLLSLTAPFLAAYYAWGSVWTLSGALCQLVLHVITPVLHINIYISLVILTWVALCRFAVLIQHTHASRPSTCTTLLPHTFFTCLLRASFASRVCAGCGWWPWEASCR, from the coding sequence ATGGATTTCACACCGTTCACTTTCCCACCAGACaactcttccttctcctcttctgtttcctgtctctgtcccaCTGCTGCCACTCGGATCTTCCTCCCCTCCGTATAcacgctcctcttcctcaccgcTCTCCCAGGTAACGCTCTCTCGTTGTGGGTGTTCCTTCGGTGCATCTCCACCATCTCCCCCACACACGTCTATCTGTCCCACCTGAGTATCTCCAACCTGTTGCTGTCCCTCACCGCGCCCTTCCTCGCCGCCTACTACGCCTGGGGCTCCGTCTGGACGCTGAGCGGCGCCCTGTGTCAGCTGGTCCTGCATGTCATCACCCCGGTGCTCCACATTAACATCTACATAAGCCTGGTGATCCTCACCTGGGTGGCCCTCTGCCGCTTTGCAGTCCTCATCCAGCACACCCACGCCTCCCGGCCGAGCACCTGCACGACCCTGCTGCCGCACACCTTCTTCACCTGCCTCTTGAGAGCCTCCTTCGCCAGCAGGGTGTGTGCGGGGTGTGGGTGGTGGCCGTGGGAGGCATCGTGCCGGTGA
- the LOC118120078 gene encoding LOW QUALITY PROTEIN: probable G-protein coupled receptor 82 (The sequence of the model RefSeq protein was modified relative to this genomic sequence to represent the inferred CDS: inserted 1 base in 1 codon), translating into MDFTPFTFPPDNSSFSSSVFCLCPTAATRIFLPSVYTLLFLTALPGNALSLWVFLRCISTISPTHVYLSHLSISNLLLSLTAPFLAAYYAWGSVWTLSGALCQLVLHVITPVLHINIYISLVILTWVALCRFAVLIQHTHASRPSTCTTLLPHTFFTCLLRASFASRVCAAVWVVAVGGIVPVTVYYSVNEATAADGAAEEGGCVEVCYSPAVEIGGSLSAAFNVPLFLMFFIFYLLVLLFYMTLLRHIRRSRHSTNITTSQSLLGQXLRNIVIIQVVLSVCLLPYHIFKPIFITVAHYQLQPTSPPNILNHCHPLSALIELKNCLLLLATLRGSTDPVMYFLLDKTFHHQTLVLLGCNRNNLRGKATLGSDTGSAGQRTGQVVDGNVATATGDLSHESVL; encoded by the exons ATGGATTTCACACCGTTCACTTTCCCACCAGACaactcttccttctcctcttctgttttctgtctctgtcccacTGCTGCCACTCGGATCTTCCTCCCCTCCGTATAcacgctcctcttcctcaccgcTCTCCCAGGTAACGCTCTCTCGTTGTGGGTGTTCCTTCGGTGCATCTCCACCATCTCCCCCACACACGTCTATCTGTCCCACCTGAGTATCTCCAACCTGTTGCTGTCCCTCACCGCGCCCTTCCTCGCCGCCTACTACGCCTGGGGCTCCGTCTGGACGCTGAGCGGCGCCCTGTGTCAGCTGGTCCTGCATGTCATCACCCCGGTGCTCCACATTAACATCTACATAAGCCTGGTGATCCTCACCTGGGTGGCCCTCTGCCGCTTTGCAGTCCTCATCCAGCACACCCACGCCTCCCGGCCGAGCACCTGCACGACCCTGCTGCCGCACACCTTCTTCACCTGCCTCTTGAGAGCCTCCTTCGCCAGCAGGGTGTGTGCGGCGGTGTGGGTGGTGGCCGTGGGAGGCATCGTGCCGGTGACCGTTTACTACTCAGTGAATGAAGCTACTGCAGCTGAtggagcagcggaggagggaggatgtgtGGAGGTGTGCTACAGCCCTGCAGTGGAAATCGGGGGCAGTCTGTCTGCAGCGTTCAACGTGCCTCTTTTTCTCATGTTCTTCATCTTCTacctgctggtgctgctgttcTACATGACCCTGCTGAGGCACATCAGACGCTCACGCCACAGTACAAACATCACAACCTCCCAGAGCCTGTTGGGCC CCCTTCGAAACATCGTCATCATACAG GTGGTTCTTTCAGTTTGTCTGCTGCCGTATCACATCTTCAAACCCATCTTCATCACTGTGGCTCATTATCAACTTCAGCCGACGTCTCCACCGAACATCCTCAACCACTGTCACCCTCTCTCCGCCCTCATCGAG cTGAAGAACTGCCTGCTTCTTCTGGCCACACTGAGAGGCTCAACCGACCCTGTGATGTACTTCCTGTTAGACAAAACCTTCCATCACCAAACCCTCGTTCTTTTAGGATGCAACCGGAACAACCTCAGAGGCAAAGCGACGCTGGGGTCAGACACAGGAAGTGCCGGTCAGAGGACAGGACAGGTGGTGGATGGAAACGTTGCCACGGCGACGGGGGACTTAAGTCATGAAAGTGTTTTGTAG
- the LOC118120079 gene encoding probable G-protein coupled receptor 34 has protein sequence MNDTASTEPPCVDYEALQIPLAVLYSIIFILGLVGNLVALWVFFCVQSTKKNSVRVFLINAAFADLLLVACLPFRILYHSQGNVWKLDATLCKVVGNLFYMNMYISITLLGLISVDRYLKIHRGAATPCRLLSAKWSSVLCAVIWIMSFALTSVFLMSKTDPQSVLDNRCFHYRQLLNAKWKAYINICLLVGFWLVFISLVVSYGKIALTLLRTSHEKPDLPNAARYTRTARKSFFILFLFTVCFVPYHMVRVFYIRTQITDTPCYWRGVADQANEVALLFSALNSCLDPVMYFLLSSSVRKQVLRLLGNVLCVRDVVGVSGTSSTVEFDGRSGRTDRGQENLGLTSS, from the exons ATGAACGACACCGCGAGCACTGAGCCCCCGTGCGTGGATTATGAGGCTCTGCAGATCCCGTTGGCGGTGCTCTACTCTATAATCTTCATCCTGGGTCTAGTTGGGAACTTGGTGGCTCTGTGGGTTTTCTTCTGTGTCCAGTCCACTAAGAAGAACTCTGTGAGGGTGTTTCTAATAAATGCAGCGTTTGCAGACTTGCTGCTGGTGGCGTGTTTACCATTCAGGATTCTTTATCACAGCCAGGGCAACGTCTGGAAGCTGGATGCCACCTTGTGTAAAGTTGTGGGCAACCTCTTCTACATGAACATGTATATCAGTATCACGCTGCTGGGGCTGATCAGCGTGGACCGCTACCTGAAGATCCACCGCGGCGCTGCGACGCCGTGCAGACTGCTGTCTGCAAAGTGGAGCAGCGTCCTCTGTGCAGTCATCTGGATCATGTCCTTCGCTTTGACTTCGGTGTTTCTGATGTCAAAGACTGACCCACAGTCAGTCTTGGACAACAG atgtttccaCTACAGGCAGCTCCTGAATGCAAAGTGGAAAGCCTACATCAACATCTGTCTCCTGGTGGGCTTCTGGCTCGTTTTCATCTCTTTGGTCGTGTCTTACGGAAAGATCGCCCTCACACTTCTCAGGACGTCACATGAGAAACCAGACCTGCCCAACGCCGCACGCTACACCAGAACTGCCAGAAAGtccttcttcatcctcttcctcttcacggTCTGTTTTGTCCCGTATCACATGGTCCGGGTGTTCTATATAAGAACTCAGATCACAGACACGCCCTGTTATTGGAGGGGTGTGGCCGACCAAGCCAATGAGGTGGCTTTGCTATTCTCTGCCCTCAACAGCTGCCTGGATCCCGTCATGTACTTCCTGTTGTCGTCTTCAGTGAGGAAGCAGGTGCTGCGCTTGCTGGGCAACGTGTTGTGTGTGCGAGACGTTGTTGGAGTcagtggaaccagctccaccgTGGAGTTCGATGGGAGAAGTGGGAGAACGGACAGAGGGCAGGAAAACCTGGGACTGACCAGTAGTtag